The proteins below come from a single Hyphomicrobium denitrificans ATCC 51888 genomic window:
- a CDS encoding class I SAM-dependent methyltransferase, with translation MSEFAPEWLDLREPADLRARSSDVANTVSARFALRDDVSVLDLGSGTGSNLRATAPLLPHRQSWKLVDHDASLHEVAKTRLAAWADAAEFSDNGLRLRKDRREIDVTFVVADLASETAHLLDQPLHLVTASAFFDLTSPDYIRALAKAVAEHRIAFYATLTYNGQRRWTPRRPADNQMASAFHRHQLRDKGLGLAAGPMAPAHLADQFRLNDYSVIEGDSDWRLERSDRMLIEELVRGHAVAVSEIGGVDAKTIVNWINVSRTGVVVGHTDTFAAPAS, from the coding sequence GTGAGCGAATTCGCCCCCGAATGGCTCGATCTGCGCGAACCCGCGGACCTGCGCGCACGCTCGAGCGACGTCGCCAACACCGTCAGCGCTCGCTTCGCTCTGCGCGACGATGTCAGCGTTCTCGATCTCGGATCGGGCACCGGTTCGAACCTTCGCGCCACCGCGCCTCTCCTGCCGCACCGGCAAAGCTGGAAACTCGTCGATCACGACGCGAGCTTGCACGAGGTCGCCAAGACACGGCTCGCCGCCTGGGCCGATGCGGCGGAATTCTCAGACAATGGCCTTCGCTTGCGCAAGGACCGCCGGGAGATCGACGTCACGTTCGTCGTTGCCGACTTGGCATCCGAGACGGCGCACCTGCTCGATCAGCCATTGCACCTCGTCACGGCATCCGCATTCTTTGATCTCACATCGCCGGACTATATCCGCGCCCTCGCAAAGGCCGTGGCTGAACACCGGATCGCATTCTATGCGACGCTCACGTACAACGGTCAGCGGCGCTGGACCCCGCGCCGGCCCGCCGACAATCAGATGGCATCCGCCTTCCATCGCCATCAATTGCGCGACAAAGGTCTCGGCCTCGCGGCTGGTCCGATGGCGCCTGCACATCTCGCGGATCAGTTCCGTCTCAACGACTATTCGGTGATCGAAGGCGACAGCGACTGGCGTCTGGAACGCAGCGATCGCATGCTGATCGAAGAACTCGTGCGCGGCCACGCCGTCGCCGTTTCAGAGATCGGCGGCGTCGACGCGAAAACCATCGTCAATTGGATCAACGTTTCGCGGACGGGCGTCGTCGTCGGCCACACAGATACGTTCGCCGCGCCGGCATCCTGA
- a CDS encoding glycosyltransferase family 4 protein, whose translation MADVVFAIPGDLKSTTGGYAYDRRVIELLPDFGVRVSVLPLADTFPNPSASDLAETTRLLKAKPRDEVLMVDGLAFGAFTGDVLDALSGRVVALVHHPLFLETGLPHSRKVEIKASEEIALQHASHIVVTSRVTKRILVDTMGISQEKVTIAEPGTDPAQRATGTGAPLQILAVGAVLPRKGYHVLVEALAPLKHIDWRLTIAGALDRHPDAVATVQNAISSNGLEDRVTLAGKVVPATLDRYYESADLFVSASLFEGYGMVLAEAMARGLPMVIAAGGAAAETAGESSALHVEAGNVTALTTAIERALTDKKLRDRLADAAWEAGRTLPTWHETARRIAAVILGLRP comes from the coding sequence GTGGCTGATGTCGTCTTCGCGATACCCGGCGATCTGAAAAGTACGACCGGCGGCTACGCCTATGACCGGCGCGTGATCGAATTGCTGCCGGACTTCGGCGTTCGCGTGTCGGTTCTCCCGCTCGCCGATACGTTCCCCAATCCGAGCGCGAGCGATCTCGCCGAAACGACCCGCCTGCTGAAAGCCAAGCCGCGTGACGAAGTGCTTATGGTCGATGGCCTGGCATTCGGAGCATTTACGGGCGACGTCCTCGACGCGCTTTCAGGCCGCGTCGTCGCGCTCGTTCATCATCCGCTGTTCCTCGAAACCGGCCTGCCCCACAGCCGCAAAGTCGAAATCAAAGCGAGCGAGGAAATCGCGCTTCAGCACGCCAGTCACATCGTCGTCACGAGCCGCGTCACGAAACGCATTCTCGTCGACACGATGGGAATCTCGCAGGAAAAAGTCACGATCGCCGAACCCGGAACCGATCCGGCCCAACGCGCCACGGGAACCGGCGCGCCGCTTCAGATCCTCGCCGTTGGAGCCGTACTGCCGCGCAAAGGCTATCACGTGCTCGTCGAGGCGCTGGCGCCGCTGAAGCACATCGACTGGCGATTGACGATCGCGGGCGCACTCGATCGCCATCCCGACGCCGTCGCGACGGTGCAAAACGCAATCTCGTCGAACGGCCTCGAAGACCGTGTTACGCTCGCAGGCAAAGTCGTCCCGGCGACGCTCGACCGCTACTACGAAAGCGCCGATCTTTTCGTCTCGGCCTCGCTGTTCGAGGGCTACGGCATGGTGCTCGCCGAGGCGATGGCGCGTGGATTGCCGATGGTCATCGCGGCCGGCGGCGCGGCTGCCGAGACCGCAGGAGAATCGTCCGCCCTTCATGTCGAAGCAGGCAACGTGACCGCGCTGACCACCGCGATCGAGCGAGCGCTCACCGACAAAAAACTGCGCGATCGTCTGGCGGACGCGGCATGGGAAGCCGGACGAACGTTGCCGACCTGGCACGAGACGGCACGGCGCATCGCCGCCGTCATCCTGGGCCTCCGGCCGTGA
- a CDS encoding 6-pyruvoyl trahydropterin synthase family protein: MFSVEVRDRIMIAHSLPDPFFGPAQNLHGATYVVDVAFFREKLTAENVVVDIGAALRVLNETLKPLGYQNLDALPQFKGHLTTTEFLCKYIFDRMAEAATSGKFGTEGQRLSRIRVTLSETDLARASYEGPISG; this comes from the coding sequence ATGTTCTCCGTTGAAGTCCGCGATCGCATCATGATCGCCCACTCCCTGCCGGATCCGTTTTTCGGACCCGCCCAGAATTTGCACGGCGCAACCTATGTCGTCGACGTCGCGTTCTTCCGAGAGAAACTGACGGCCGAGAACGTCGTTGTCGATATCGGGGCGGCCCTTCGCGTGCTCAACGAAACGCTGAAGCCTCTCGGTTATCAAAACCTTGACGCTTTACCTCAATTCAAAGGCCATCTGACGACGACTGAGTTCCTCTGCAAGTATATCTTCGACCGCATGGCCGAAGCTGCTACGTCAGGGAAATTCGGAACCGAAGGACAACGGCTTTCGCGCATCCGGGTGACGCTCTCTGAAACGGATCTTGCACGAGCCAGCTACGAGGGGCCGATCAGTGGCTGA
- a CDS encoding zinc-dependent alcohol dehydrogenase: protein MNDQRSTPDLDPPRMRRSQGQIVVARALWYTKPDQAELRTERLAPPAPGEARVATEFSAISRGTERLVAKGEVPQSEWSRMRAPLQAGSFSFPVKYGYSAAGIVTAGSDTMLGRRVFALHPHQDYFQAAEDSLIAIPDAIPSRRAVLAANMETALNAHWDAGTAPGDRIAVIGAGIVGLLVAYLARRIAGTDVTLVDIDPARARYAEALGLTFATPDDLPPDNRIVFHTSATEAGLNAAIGACVFEGKVIEMSWYGTRPVTINLGADFHSRRLRIISSQVGHVAPSHRGHIKHRDRLERAMALLDDPALDVLVTDTVAFTELPKSLSDIWSSTGLPPVISY, encoded by the coding sequence ATGAACGACCAGCGCAGCACACCCGATCTCGATCCGCCCCGGATGCGTCGCAGCCAGGGCCAGATCGTCGTCGCACGCGCGCTTTGGTACACCAAACCGGATCAGGCTGAACTCCGAACTGAGCGTTTGGCCCCACCCGCTCCCGGAGAAGCACGCGTCGCCACCGAATTTTCCGCAATCAGCCGCGGCACCGAGCGGCTCGTCGCAAAAGGCGAGGTGCCGCAAAGCGAATGGTCTCGCATGCGCGCGCCGCTACAGGCGGGAAGTTTCTCTTTTCCGGTCAAATACGGTTATTCGGCGGCTGGTATTGTAACGGCCGGTTCAGACACGATGCTAGGACGCCGCGTCTTTGCGTTGCATCCGCATCAGGATTATTTCCAGGCCGCCGAGGACAGCCTTATCGCGATCCCCGATGCCATCCCCTCACGACGCGCCGTACTCGCCGCAAACATGGAAACAGCGCTCAATGCCCACTGGGACGCGGGGACGGCGCCCGGTGACCGCATCGCCGTGATCGGCGCAGGCATCGTCGGATTGCTGGTAGCCTATCTGGCGCGGCGCATCGCGGGGACTGACGTGACCCTTGTCGACATCGATCCGGCACGCGCACGCTACGCCGAGGCTCTCGGGCTGACGTTCGCGACACCGGACGATCTTCCGCCCGACAATCGCATCGTGTTCCACACCAGCGCCACGGAAGCCGGTCTCAATGCCGCGATCGGCGCCTGCGTCTTCGAAGGTAAGGTCATCGAGATGAGCTGGTACGGAACGCGGCCAGTCACGATCAATCTCGGCGCGGACTTCCATTCCCGCCGCCTGCGGATCATATCCTCGCAGGTCGGTCACGTCGCTCCAAGCCATCGCGGCCACATCAAACATCGCGACCGGCTCGAGCGCGCGATGGCACTTCTTGACGATCCGGCACTCGACGTCCTGGTCACGGACACCGTCGCCTTCACCGAATTGCCGAAATCGCTCTCCGATATCTGGTCGTCGACGGGACTACCGCCCGTCATCTCCTATTGA
- the mdoH gene encoding glucans biosynthesis glucosyltransferase MdoH yields MTIDCDRKVLPEAVSRSVALEPCLTTPAGFEAIATLKRRRRIMLVLNVATWTIVMLWACAVLSSGGWTWVDGAVVICLGLAAPWPVLGFWNAAIGLWQLGGRRNPEIVPALERDAHAPITVKTAVVMTLRNEDPARALRRLKIVKDSLDRTGEGAHFSYFVLSDTDRPEIARREEDAIALWRANDADRERIVYRRRDHNLGFKAGNVRDFATTAGRDFELMLPLDADSLMTGAAILDLVRIMQRHPKLGILQSLVVGTPTASAFARIFQFGMRLGMRTYTMGQAWWVGDCGPFWGHNAVVRIAPFVEHCRLPTLSGRPPFGGHILSHDQVEAALMRKGGFEVRVLPVEIGSYEDNPPNAAAFAERDTRWCQGNLQYLKLIGLKGLEPVSRYQLAWAVLMFIGVPAWIVLFGLLPFVAADAETVPDFPVGSAVALSLTLLAMNLAPKLSAALNVMLTPGEVQRFGGRVRFALGAGLELLFSVFLSAATSLRTMLFMIGLLFGRSNGWRTQSRDSGELPWAEAASRFWPHALFGLILSFAFAIFAPHVLFWSLPLAFCFLAAIPFAVLTASPAVGQFLRRHGIAAIPEDVAPLPEIRALQSTDGA; encoded by the coding sequence ATGACGATCGATTGCGATCGCAAAGTCCTACCCGAGGCCGTCTCCCGGTCAGTGGCGCTGGAGCCATGCCTTACGACACCAGCGGGCTTCGAGGCAATCGCGACGCTCAAGCGTCGGCGCCGGATCATGCTCGTTCTCAACGTCGCGACGTGGACCATAGTTATGCTCTGGGCGTGCGCGGTCCTCTCAAGCGGAGGGTGGACGTGGGTCGACGGCGCCGTTGTTATCTGCCTCGGGCTCGCAGCCCCTTGGCCGGTTCTGGGCTTCTGGAACGCCGCCATCGGGCTTTGGCAGCTCGGCGGCCGGCGTAATCCCGAGATCGTTCCGGCGCTCGAACGTGATGCGCATGCGCCCATCACGGTTAAGACGGCCGTGGTGATGACCTTGCGCAACGAAGACCCGGCGCGCGCGCTGAGGCGGCTCAAGATCGTTAAGGATAGTCTCGACCGTACGGGCGAGGGCGCTCATTTTTCCTATTTCGTGCTGAGCGATACGGATCGCCCCGAGATCGCGAGGCGTGAGGAAGATGCGATCGCGCTTTGGCGGGCGAACGATGCAGATCGCGAGCGGATCGTGTATCGCCGCCGGGATCACAATCTCGGATTCAAGGCTGGCAACGTCCGTGACTTCGCGACGACGGCGGGGCGCGACTTCGAGCTGATGCTGCCGCTCGATGCCGACAGCCTGATGACAGGAGCTGCGATCCTCGACCTCGTGCGGATCATGCAGCGGCATCCGAAGCTCGGCATACTGCAAAGTCTCGTCGTCGGCACGCCGACTGCTTCGGCGTTCGCGCGCATTTTTCAGTTCGGCATGCGGCTTGGCATGCGGACTTATACGATGGGGCAAGCTTGGTGGGTCGGCGACTGCGGGCCGTTCTGGGGCCATAACGCCGTCGTTCGTATCGCGCCGTTCGTCGAGCATTGCAGGCTGCCGACGCTCAGTGGCAGGCCGCCGTTCGGTGGTCATATCCTGTCGCACGATCAAGTCGAAGCAGCGCTGATGCGCAAGGGCGGGTTTGAAGTCCGCGTGCTGCCCGTGGAGATCGGGTCGTATGAAGACAATCCGCCGAATGCCGCCGCATTCGCGGAGCGTGACACGCGCTGGTGCCAGGGAAATCTGCAATACCTGAAGCTCATCGGGCTCAAGGGCCTCGAGCCCGTCAGCCGCTATCAGCTCGCCTGGGCGGTGCTGATGTTTATCGGCGTTCCAGCCTGGATCGTGCTTTTCGGACTACTGCCATTCGTTGCCGCCGATGCGGAGACCGTTCCGGATTTTCCCGTTGGCTCCGCGGTTGCGTTGTCTTTGACGCTGTTGGCGATGAACCTCGCGCCAAAGCTTTCGGCAGCGTTGAACGTGATGCTGACGCCCGGCGAGGTCCAGCGTTTCGGCGGCCGCGTGCGATTTGCTCTCGGGGCGGGACTTGAGCTGCTGTTCTCGGTGTTCCTGTCGGCCGCAACGTCGCTTCGGACGATGCTGTTCATGATCGGGCTTCTGTTCGGTCGATCGAATGGATGGAGGACCCAGTCGCGGGATAGCGGCGAGCTTCCGTGGGCGGAGGCGGCGTCGCGCTTTTGGCCGCATGCTCTGTTCGGCCTCATTCTGAGTTTCGCTTTCGCGATATTTGCGCCGCATGTGCTGTTCTGGAGTTTGCCGCTGGCTTTCTGTTTTCTCGCCGCGATCCCATTTGCCGTTCTGACCGCCAGTCCTGCTGTGGGACAGTTCCTGCGCCGGCATGGCATTGCTGCGATTCCGGAGGATGTCGCGCCACTACCGGAAATTCGTGCGTTGCAGTCGACAGATGGGGCGTGA
- a CDS encoding FkbM family methyltransferase — translation MVSRALQGVFRSLRIYQGPDAPRAAMDALYRQFIEPGDLVFDVGAHVGDRVSSFRRLGARVIAIEPQSLLVDVLTHIHGRDANVIILPRALGARSGRQAFHLNTDNPTVSTISDAFLQRAEDAPGWEGQHWDDDVDVDVVTLDALLARFGVPVFIKIDVEGYEDAVLRGLSRPVKALSFEFTTIMRDTAIACIERLALLGDYRYNFALGETQRLSFGNWLSDADMAKHLFNLPHEANSGDVYARLASDV, via the coding sequence ATGGTCTCGCGTGCCCTGCAAGGCGTGTTTCGCTCGCTCCGCATTTACCAGGGGCCAGATGCGCCGCGCGCTGCGATGGATGCGCTCTATCGGCAGTTTATCGAGCCGGGCGATCTCGTGTTCGATGTCGGCGCGCATGTCGGCGACCGCGTCTCGTCGTTCCGGCGTCTCGGCGCGCGTGTCATCGCCATCGAGCCGCAATCGCTGCTGGTCGATGTCCTGACGCACATTCATGGTCGGGACGCGAATGTGATCATCCTGCCGCGTGCGCTGGGCGCCCGGAGCGGGCGGCAGGCGTTTCATCTCAATACGGACAATCCGACGGTATCGACGATTTCGGACGCGTTTTTGCAGCGTGCCGAGGATGCTCCGGGCTGGGAGGGGCAGCATTGGGACGATGACGTCGATGTCGATGTGGTGACACTCGACGCACTGCTTGCGCGCTTCGGCGTTCCCGTCTTCATCAAGATCGACGTCGAAGGCTATGAGGATGCGGTGCTTCGCGGCCTCTCGCGTCCGGTGAAAGCGCTGTCATTCGAATTTACGACGATCATGCGAGATACGGCGATTGCGTGCATCGAACGATTGGCGCTGCTCGGCGATTATCGCTACAACTTTGCGCTCGGAGAAACCCAGCGTCTCAGCTTTGGAAATTGGCTTTCCGATGCCGACATGGCGAAGCATCTTTTCAATTTACCGCATGAGGCAAATTCGGGCGACGTCTATGCAAGGCTTGCCTCAGACGTTTAA
- a CDS encoding TIGR01459 family HAD-type hydrolase, with translation MPSQANTVAPPPTLTNAAPLLARYDVIFCDIWGVVHNGLTAFEGACSALTKFRGNGGTVILVSNAPVPKQRVAETLETRNVPTSAWDDIVSSGDIALAHVNERRFERLYCIGPQDRDAALFQALTARSVPLTEAEAIICSGLNFDRSEVPDDYRPLLQQALQHNLPFVCANPDFVVDVGGTLLYCAGAIADLYAQMGGPVFWAGKPHLNAYETAHAKAEALRDRNVAREKILVIGDSLRTDMKGAENFGCDALFIASGIHRHETMDEISLSPKRLQELFVPGSPPAIGAMAELAW, from the coding sequence TTGCCGTCGCAAGCAAACACCGTCGCACCGCCCCCGACTCTCACCAACGCCGCGCCGCTCCTCGCGCGATACGACGTTATTTTCTGCGACATCTGGGGCGTCGTTCATAACGGATTGACCGCCTTCGAAGGCGCGTGCTCCGCGCTCACGAAATTTCGCGGCAACGGCGGGACGGTCATTCTCGTTTCGAACGCGCCGGTTCCGAAGCAGCGCGTCGCCGAAACATTGGAAACGCGCAATGTACCAACGTCGGCATGGGACGACATCGTTTCCTCGGGCGACATCGCGCTCGCGCACGTCAACGAGCGGCGGTTCGAGCGCCTCTATTGCATTGGACCGCAGGATCGCGACGCCGCCCTGTTCCAGGCGTTGACCGCGCGCTCCGTGCCCCTCACGGAAGCCGAAGCGATCATCTGCTCGGGATTGAATTTCGATCGCAGTGAAGTTCCCGACGACTATCGTCCGCTCTTGCAGCAGGCATTGCAGCACAACCTGCCGTTCGTTTGCGCCAATCCCGACTTTGTCGTCGATGTCGGCGGCACGCTGCTCTATTGCGCGGGCGCCATTGCGGATCTCTACGCCCAAATGGGCGGACCGGTATTCTGGGCGGGCAAGCCGCATCTCAACGCTTACGAGACGGCTCACGCCAAGGCCGAAGCGCTGCGCGATCGCAACGTGGCGCGCGAGAAAATCCTCGTCATCGGTGACTCGCTCCGCACCGACATGAAGGGCGCCGAGAACTTCGGCTGCGACGCCCTCTTCATCGCGTCAGGCATCCATCGTCACGAGACGATGGATGAGATCAGTCTGTCGCCTAAACGCCTGCAAGAGCTGTTCGTGCCGGGCTCACCACCCGCTATCGGCGCGATGGCCGAACTCGCCTGGTAG
- a CDS encoding dihydrofolate reductase, which produces MEQTVVRVICAIGQSGQLGHNGVLPWEGNPSPEYVADVARFFDITRGHVLLAGPKTIASVPKFAFADRTIEVLRSHMDPEQTLKHYAGRVVFIGGGPPVWDIYARYVSHWDVTRLPYDGPADRWFNPLWLTCGEHQQR; this is translated from the coding sequence GTGGAACAGACAGTCGTCAGGGTCATTTGCGCAATCGGCCAATCGGGACAACTCGGCCACAACGGCGTTTTGCCGTGGGAGGGTAATCCGTCACCGGAATACGTCGCCGACGTCGCGCGCTTCTTCGACATCACCCGAGGCCACGTTCTACTTGCAGGCCCCAAGACCATCGCAAGCGTTCCGAAGTTTGCATTCGCGGATCGGACGATTGAAGTTCTGCGCTCGCACATGGACCCCGAGCAGACGCTGAAACACTACGCTGGCCGCGTCGTCTTCATCGGCGGCGGTCCTCCGGTGTGGGATATCTATGCGCGCTACGTCAGCCATTGGGACGTGACCCGCCTGCCCTACGACGGCCCCGCCGATCGCTGGTTCAATCCGCTCTGGCTGACGTGCGGCGAGCACCAGCAGCGCTGA
- a CDS encoding c-type cytochrome, methanol metabolism-related: MTSHKTARRAGALLGVLLAFASGVANAAIPASSKAVKDDGGKYFDAKGDPTYKISPDGKVDWYTFSGFRRYNGTCDVCHGPDGAGSSFGPDLTDALKSLSYSDFLGIVSGGKQDVNTAQTLVMPAFGTNKNVMCYIDDIYIYLRARSDGALGRGRPQSHEDKSKEATDFENSCMGP; the protein is encoded by the coding sequence ATGACATCTCATAAGACAGCCCGGCGTGCCGGGGCTCTGCTTGGCGTTCTGCTGGCGTTTGCATCGGGCGTCGCCAATGCGGCCATCCCTGCGTCGTCCAAGGCGGTCAAAGACGACGGTGGGAAGTACTTCGACGCCAAGGGTGACCCGACCTACAAGATTTCGCCGGATGGCAAAGTCGACTGGTATACGTTCTCGGGCTTCCGGCGCTACAACGGGACGTGCGATGTGTGCCACGGGCCGGACGGCGCAGGTTCGAGCTTCGGTCCGGATCTGACGGATGCGCTAAAATCGCTCAGCTACTCTGATTTTCTAGGCATCGTTTCCGGCGGCAAGCAGGACGTCAACACGGCTCAGACGTTGGTCATGCCGGCGTTTGGCACGAACAAAAACGTCATGTGTTATATCGACGACATTTACATCTATCTGCGTGCCCGATCGGATGGCGCGCTAGGTCGCGGCAGGCCACAGTCGCACGAAGACAAATCGAAAGAGGCGACCGATTTCGAAAACAGCTGCATGGGTCCTTAA
- a CDS encoding coniferyl aldehyde dehydrogenase — protein MTAQVLVKDEFLLSRILSRQRAAFDRDGEPSLAQRKADLRKLKTAVLARRSEIEAALNADFGNRSAYETRIMELVPIVQTINYLRRNLKAWMRPERRRVAIHFTGARAYVVQQPLGVVGIISPWNYPLSLALIPLATALAAGNRVMLKPSELAPTTSAFLKRMLEELYGEDRVAVVTGGADVGATFASLPFDHLAFTGSTAVGKLVMKKAAENLVPVTLELGGKSPVVLGPDADFETAATRIAYGKLANAGQTCIAPDYVLVKDEQAEAFLSAYREAVAKLYPNGIGSETYTSAINARHLERLRDLVTDAKKKGARIVDVALSSSANAQSLKLDPVAILGATDDMAVMREEIFGPLLPIVTYHDIEAAIAFINDRPRPLALYYFGSDGDARRNVLTRTTSGNVTVNDTLMHYVQNALPFGGIGSSGMGAYHGPEGFKSFSHAKGVFVQSRWNFGGLLRPPFNRLTDMAIRYLLW, from the coding sequence ATGACAGCCCAAGTCCTCGTCAAAGACGAATTCCTGCTGAGCCGGATTTTGTCGAGGCAACGGGCTGCGTTCGATCGCGATGGCGAGCCCTCGCTTGCGCAACGCAAGGCCGACCTCAGGAAACTCAAAACCGCCGTGCTCGCGCGAAGAAGCGAGATCGAAGCTGCATTGAATGCCGACTTCGGCAATCGGTCCGCCTATGAAACGCGCATCATGGAATTGGTGCCCATCGTCCAGACCATCAATTACCTGAGACGCAATCTCAAAGCCTGGATGCGTCCCGAACGTCGACGCGTGGCGATCCATTTCACCGGTGCCCGCGCCTACGTCGTGCAACAGCCGCTCGGTGTCGTTGGAATTATCTCGCCCTGGAATTATCCGCTGTCACTGGCGTTGATCCCTCTCGCGACGGCCCTCGCAGCCGGCAATCGCGTGATGCTGAAACCGTCCGAGCTTGCACCCACGACGTCGGCATTTCTGAAGCGAATGCTGGAAGAGCTTTACGGAGAAGATCGCGTCGCGGTCGTCACCGGCGGTGCCGACGTCGGTGCGACGTTCGCAAGCCTTCCCTTCGATCACCTCGCGTTCACGGGCAGCACGGCCGTGGGCAAGCTCGTGATGAAAAAGGCCGCGGAAAATCTCGTCCCCGTCACGCTTGAACTCGGCGGAAAATCGCCGGTCGTTCTCGGCCCGGATGCGGATTTCGAAACGGCTGCGACGCGCATCGCCTATGGCAAACTCGCAAACGCCGGACAAACCTGCATCGCGCCCGACTACGTTCTCGTGAAGGACGAGCAGGCCGAGGCGTTTCTCAGCGCCTATCGCGAAGCCGTCGCAAAGCTCTATCCCAACGGCATCGGTAGCGAGACCTACACCTCGGCAATCAACGCGCGCCATCTCGAACGGCTGCGCGATCTCGTCACCGACGCGAAAAAGAAAGGCGCACGCATCGTCGACGTTGCGCTAAGTTCAAGCGCCAACGCCCAAAGTCTCAAGCTTGATCCGGTCGCAATCCTCGGCGCAACCGACGACATGGCCGTGATGCGCGAAGAAATTTTCGGGCCGCTGCTCCCTATCGTGACGTATCACGACATCGAAGCTGCGATCGCCTTCATCAACGACCGCCCTCGGCCGCTGGCTCTTTATTATTTCGGAAGCGACGGCGACGCGCGCCGCAACGTGCTGACGCGAACAACATCAGGCAACGTCACGGTCAACGACACGCTGATGCATTACGTCCAGAACGCACTTCCGTTCGGCGGCATCGGCAGCAGCGGCATGGGCGCTTATCACGGTCCAGAAGGCTTCAAATCCTTCAGCCATGCCAAGGGCGTCTTCGTTCAGTCGCGCTGGAATTTCGGCGGACTGCTCCGTCCCCCATTCAATCGCCTGACGGACATGGCCATCCGCTATCTGCTCTGGTGA
- a CDS encoding response regulator, translating to MDSFPIDQPVEILIVDDEPQAVKYFKKAFGTKYDVLTATSADEAEALVLSGNHNIGLVITDQRMPGRSGVSLLNRIRSERPDIIRMLTTAYADLDSAIDAVNKGEILRYISKPWDLRVLEAEIDQAITFFLLKNEYDMLLRDKLSALHRTLLRDRMNGLAVMAGTLPYNNAPLTMYHYLKDALAEPCWRSIVRKQWSQLRVQDHWRIPVDETKRAISLTEDLMDRALFANNDAGATADIVAIANACADSINEEHGESHVRILSDAASIVVGTSPFVVQSILQRLMEPASRWAAPGSILQVNLSRNDQGEATIHLETRNCEPGKALQDSVLFTPAMQVTPQHASDLLKAALAIGHLGGSISSPPMQNGYKQIHVILPVKPAQHSEPSVFPAEWIEDLSSDYEKWVLGSLDIAA from the coding sequence ATGGACTCGTTTCCTATTGATCAACCTGTCGAAATCTTGATCGTTGATGACGAGCCGCAGGCAGTAAAGTATTTCAAGAAGGCATTCGGCACCAAATACGACGTTTTGACCGCAACGAGCGCCGATGAAGCCGAAGCGCTCGTTCTTTCCGGCAATCACAACATCGGACTGGTAATCACCGACCAGCGCATGCCGGGCCGCAGCGGCGTCAGCTTGCTCAACCGCATCCGGAGCGAGCGCCCCGACATCATCCGCATGCTGACGACGGCCTATGCCGATCTCGACAGCGCCATTGACGCGGTCAACAAGGGCGAGATCCTTCGCTACATTTCGAAGCCCTGGGACCTGCGCGTCCTCGAAGCGGAAATCGATCAAGCGATCACGTTCTTCCTGCTGAAGAACGAATACGACATGCTTCTGCGCGACAAGCTTAGCGCTCTGCACCGCACGCTTCTGCGCGACCGCATGAACGGTCTGGCGGTCATGGCGGGAACGCTGCCCTACAACAACGCGCCGCTCACGATGTACCATTACCTCAAGGACGCATTGGCCGAGCCGTGCTGGCGCTCGATCGTGCGCAAACAATGGTCACAGCTGAGAGTCCAGGACCATTGGCGCATTCCCGTCGATGAGACGAAGCGCGCCATCAGCCTGACCGAAGATCTCATGGACCGTGCGCTGTTCGCGAACAATGACGCGGGCGCGACGGCGGACATCGTCGCCATCGCCAACGCCTGCGCCGATAGCATCAACGAAGAGCACGGCGAAAGCCACGTCCGCATTCTCAGCGACGCGGCATCCATCGTCGTCGGGACAAGTCCCTTTGTCGTCCAGTCCATCCTGCAGCGGCTGATGGAACCGGCGAGCCGCTGGGCTGCTCCGGGAAGCATTCTGCAGGTCAACCTCAGCCGCAACGATCAGGGCGAGGCGACCATCCATCTCGAAACGCGCAACTGCGAGCCGGGCAAGGCGCTGCAGGATTCCGTGCTCTTCACGCCCGCCATGCAGGTAACGCCCCAGCATGCGAGCGACCTCCTGAAGGCAGCGCTCGCCATCGGACATCTCGGCGGCAGCATCAGTTCGCCCCCGATGCAAAACGGCTACAAGCAGATTCATGTCATCCTGCCGGTCAAACCCGCCCAGCACAGCGAACCGTCGGTTTTCCCAGCCGAATGGATCGAGGATCTGAGCAGCGATTATGAGAAGTGGGTCCTAGGGTCCCTCGATATCGCTGCCTAA